From Vitis vinifera cultivar Pinot Noir 40024 chromosome 14, ASM3070453v1, a single genomic window includes:
- the LOC100266581 gene encoding RNA pseudouridine synthase 1 — protein sequence MTIMPLSPSLCLRSSLSPNLPTITAAVRSLGASLPHTTMAEYIDPNSKDAPQILTNYPKPISPPLPAISKHIEQSRAMSASSRSSLFSLCRSDILFEDQWLMAVNKPQGVYCETILLSVSRMLDDSDGHDSCRSLHLANRLDRDTSGVMVITKSHQVAAKLMKAFSDRKVTKTYLALCIGAAPTWEKITIKSGHGRSKFGAWRVYAASDVGRALPNAPAIKDMVTSFEVLSVNGQGNVKELPESRKADETVLVVEERSVIDSNARQDEILVRAFPRSGRTHQIRLHCQYLGISIRGDVKYEGVHEWKGKIYDGHELHAESLSFEHPVTGVDVAFRAPLPSWAVQALQPSPH from the exons ATGACCATAATGCCCTTATCTCCAAGTCTCTGCCTTCGATCCTCCCTCTCCCCCAACCTTCCAACCATCACCGCCGCCGTCCGATCTCTTGGCGCATCTCTCCCCCACACCACCATGGCAGAATACATCGACCCAAACTCAAAAGATGCCCCCCAAATCCTAACGAATTACCCAAAACCCATCTCTCCGCCATTGCCGGCCATTTCGAAGCACATAGAGCAGAGTAGAGCCATGTCCGCTTCTTCAAGGTCCAGCCTCTTCTCTCTGTGCAGAAGCGATATTCTCTTTGAAGACCAGTGGCTCATGGCCGTGAACAAGCCTCAAGGCGTCTATTGTGAGACGATTTTGTTATCGGTGAGTCGGATGCTCGACGACTCGGATGGACACG ATTCTTGTAGGAGTCTCCATCTTGCTAACAGGCTGGATCGTGACACGAGTGGTGTAATGGTTATTACCAAGTCCCACCAAGTAGCTGCCAAGCTCATGAAAGCATTCTCCGACCGCAAGGTCACAAAAACATACCTCGCCCTCTGCATTGGTGCCGCTCCAACATGGGAGAAAATAACCATTAAGTCCGGCCATGGTCGATCAAAATTTGGAGCCTGGCGCGTTTACGCTGCATCAGACGTGGGTCGGGCACTACCAAATGCTCCAGCCATCAAAGACATGGTGACTTCATTTGAAGTATTATCAGTAAACGGGCAAGGAAACGTCAAAGAGCTACCTGAATCTAGAAAAGCCGACGAAACTGTTCTAGTAGTTGAAGAAAGATCGGTCATAGACAGTAATGCGAGGCAGGATGAGATTCTGGTGAGAGCGTTTCCTCGCAGCGGACGAACACATCAAATTCGCTTGCATTGCCAGTACCTTGGGATTTCCATAAGAGGGGATGTGAAATATGAGGGTGTCCATGAATGGAAAGGGAAAATTTATGACGGCCACGAGCTTCATGCAGAGAGCTTGTCATTTGAGCATCCGGTCACCGGTGTTGATGTCGCTTTCCGGGCACCTCTCCCTTCATGGGCGGTCCAGGCATTGCAGCCATCACCACATTAA
- the LOC100233104 gene encoding H+-pyrophosphatase (The RefSeq protein has 2 substitutions compared to this genomic sequence) has protein sequence MGVMGDAFTQLLIPVAALVGIGFALLQWLLVSKVKVSADSDLNNGYSDRLIEEEEEGIDHEDVAAKCAEIQNAISVGATSFLFTEYRYLSIFMGVFGAIIFLFLGSVKGFSTKSEPCTYNTGSLCKPALANALFSTIAFLLGAMTSVFSGFLGMKIATYANARTTLEARKGVGKAFIVAFRSGAVMGFLLAASGLLVLYVSIHLFSLYYGDDWEGLYESITGYGLGGSSMALFGRVGGGIYTKAADVGADLVGKVERNIPEDDPRNPAVIADNVGDNVGDIAGMGSDLFGSYAEASCAALFVASISSFGISHDYTAMSFPLIISSVGIVVCLGTTLFATDFVEIKNVSEIEPSLKRQLLISTILMTAGIAVVSFFALPSEFTLFNFGSTKTVKNWHLFFCVSIGLWAGLVIGYITEYYTSNAYSPVQDVADSCRTGAATNVIFGLALGYKSVIIPIFAIAIAIYVSFSMAAMYGIAVAALGMLSTIATGLAIDAYGPISDNAGGIAEMAGMSHKIRQRTDALDAAGNTTAAIGKGFAIGSAALVSLALFGAFVSRAGIETVDVLTPKVFIGLIVGAMLPYWFSAMTMKSVGSAALKMVEEVRRQFNTIPGLMEGRAKPDYATCVKISTDASLREMIPPGALVMLTPLIAGTLFGVETLAGVLAGSLVSGVQVAISASNTGGAWDNAKKYIEAGASEHARSLGPKGSDPHKAAVIGDTIGDPLKDTSGPSLNILIKLMAVESLVFAPFFAAHGGLLFKLL, from the exons ATGGGTGTGATGGGAGATACGTTTACTCAGCTTCTGATACCTGTTGCTGCCTTGGTGGGAATTGGGTTTGCTCTGTTGCAGTGGCTTCTGGTGTCTAAGGTTAAGGTTTCTGCTGATTCTGACCTCAACAATGGGTACAGCGATAGGTTGAttgaagaagaggaggagggTATTGACCATGAGGATGTTGCTGCTAAGTGTGCTGAGATTCAGAATGCCATCTCTGTTG GGGCAACCTCATTTCTGTTTACCGAGTATAGGTACCTTAGCATCTTCATGGGTGTTTTTGGTGCCATCATTTTCCTCTTTCTCGGTTCAGTTAAGGGCTTCAGCACCAAAAGTGAGCCTTGCACTTATAACACAGGCAGTCTATGTAAACCAGCCTTGGCAAATGCTCTGTTTAGCACAATTGCCTTCTTGCTTGGTGCTATGACCTCTGTCCTCTCGGGTTTTCTTGGCATGAAGATTGCAACCTATGCCAATGCACGAACAACTCTGGAAGCAAGGAAGGGTGTCGGGAAGGCATTCATAGTAGCTTTTCGCTCTGGTGCTGTGATGGGGTTCCTACTTGCTGCCAGTGGACTCTTGGTTCTGTATGTGTCCATCCATTTATTTAGTCTGTACTATGGAGATGATTGGGAGGGACTTTATGAATCTATTACTGGTTATGGCCTTGGAGGCTCTTCAATGGCACTCTTTGGAAGAGTTGGGGGAGGTATATACACAAAAGCAGCCGATGTTGGTGCTGACCTTGTTGGAAAAGTTGAACGAAATATCCCTGAAGATGATCCACGAAACCCAGCT GTTATTGCCGACAATGTGGGTGACAATGTAGGAGACATTGCTGGGATGGGGTCTGACCTGTTCGGGTCTTACGCTGAAGCATCCTGTGCTGCTCTCTTTGTTGCATCAATATCGTCCTTCGGCATCAGTCATGACTACACAGCCATGTCTTTTCCTTTGATTATAAGTTCAGTTGGGATTGTGGTTTGCCTGGGAACAACGCTTTTTGCAACTGATTTCGTTGAGATTAAGAATGTTAGTGAGATTGAGCCGTCCTTGAAGAGACAACTTCTCATCTCAACTATTCTGATGACTGCTGGGATTGCTGTAGTCAGCTTCTTTGCCCTACCATCAGAATTCACTCTCTTTAACTTTGGAAGCACAAAGACCGTAAAGAACTG GCATCTCTTCTTCTGTGTATCAATTGGCTTGTGGGCTGGACTTGTTATTGGATATATTACTGAGTATTACACTAGCAATGCTTACAG TCCAGTGCAGGATGTGGCTGATTCTTGCAGGACTGGTGCTGCAACAAATGTGATTTTCGGGTTGGCTCTGGGATACAAGTCTGTCATCATTCCAATATTTGCCATTGCCATTGCTATCTATGTGAGTTTCAGCATGGCTGCCATGTATGGAATTGCAGTGGCAGCTTTGGGAATGCTCAGCACTATCGCTACCGGGCTTGCCATTGATGCGTACGGCCCCATAAGTGACAATGCTGGTGGTATTGCTGAAATGGCTGGAATGAGCCACAAAATACGTCAAAGAACTGATGCTCTGGATGCTGCTGGAAACACCACTGCTGCCATTGGCAAG GGTTTCGCTATTGGATCAGCTGCTCTTGTTTCTCTTGCTCTGTTTGGTGCCTTTGTGAGCAGAGCAGGGATCGAGACTGTTGACGTCTTGACTCCAAAGGTCTTCATTGGGTTGATCGTAGGAGCCATGCTTCCATACTGGTTCTCAGCCATGACAATGAAGAGCGTGGGAAGTGCCGCTCTAAAAATGGTCGAAGAGGTCCGCCGCCAGTTCAATACTATTCCAGGGCTGATGGAAGGAAGAGCAAAGCCAGACTATGCTACCTGTGTCAAGATCTCTACTGATGCTTCTCTCAGGGAGATGATCCCACCTGGTGCCCTGGTCATGCTTACTCCACTCATTGCCGGAACTCTCTTTGGAGTTGAAACTCTTGCTGGAGTTCTTGCTGGTTCACTGGTTTCTGGTGTCCAG GTTGCCATATCAGCTTCCAACACAGGTGGGGCATGGGATAATgcaaagaaatatatagag GCCGGTGCTTCTGAGCATGCTCGGAGTCTAGGCCCCAAGGGGTCAGACCCCCACAAGGCAGCTGTGATAGGTGACACAATCGGCGATCCCCTCAAGGACACCTCTGGCCCTTCACTCAACATCCTGATCAAGCTCATGGCGGTCGAGTCCTTGGTCTTCGCTCCGTTCTTCGCAGCTCATGGCGGCCTGCTGTTCAAATTGCTCTGA